From the genome of Streptomyces ficellus:
CGTGGGCAGAGTGCGGTTGAGCGTGGCCGAGCGGCGCGAGGAGCTGCTGCGAGCCGCCGTCGAGCAGATCGAGGCACGGGGTGTGGCAGCCGTGCGGATCGCCGACGTGGCTTCCGCGCTGGGCGTGAGCAACGCGCTGGTGCTGTACCACTTCTCCACCAAGGAGAAGCTCGTCGCGGCCGCCTTCGCGTACGCCGCCGAGGGCGACCTCGCGCACCTGCGCCGGCTGCTGGGGCGCCGGACCACGGCCACCCGCCGGCTGCGCGCGGCCGTGCACTGGTACGCCCCGACGGGCCGGGCCAAGGGGTGGCGGCTGTGGATAGAGGGCTGGGCGGCGGCCCTGCGCGAACCGGCGCTGCGGGTGGTCGCCCAGGACCTGGACCGGCAGTGGAAGGCGGCGCTGACCGAGGTGATCGCGCAGGGGGCGGCGGCCGGCGAGTTCCGGTGCGAGGATCCCTCGGCCGCGGCCTGGCGGCTGACCGCGTTCCTCGACGGCCTCGCCGTCCAGATGACCGCCTACGCGGCGCCCTTCACCCGCGCCGCGATGCTGGCCTGGGCCGACGAGGCCCTCGCCCGCGAGATCGGCCGCCCCGCGGCCCCACCGGACGCGCCCCGCCGATGACGACGCCCGCGCAGGCCCGGAGCCCGGGGCGCGCCACCGGCCC
Proteins encoded in this window:
- a CDS encoding TetR/AcrR family transcriptional regulator, whose protein sequence is MGRVRLSVAERREELLRAAVEQIEARGVAAVRIADVASALGVSNALVLYHFSTKEKLVAAAFAYAAEGDLAHLRRLLGRRTTATRRLRAAVHWYAPTGRAKGWRLWIEGWAAALREPALRVVAQDLDRQWKAALTEVIAQGAAAGEFRCEDPSAAAWRLTAFLDGLAVQMTAYAAPFTRAAMLAWADEALAREIGRPAAPPDAPRR